TTCTATCCGCTGCCGGTTGGCTGTGCCACCGGGTGGCGGTGGCGAAGAGGCGGTTTGGTTTCTATAATACCCGCATGGCGGCACAGTCGTATCTGCGTTCGAGTCGCGTGATCAGCGTGCTAACCCTGGTCAGTCGGATCACGGGGCTGCTGCGCGATTCGGCGATCAGCGCGTGGCTGGGGTATAGCTGGGTACAGGATCGGTTCGTTTTCGCATTTACGATTCCCAACCTGTTTCGCCAGCTTTTTGGGGAAGGCGCGCTGTCGGCGGTGTTCATTCCGGTGCTGACCGATCGGCTGTCGCGCGAGGGCCGCGATCGGGCGGCGAAGTTATTTGGAAACGTGATCAGTTTGCTGGCGGCGCTGCTGATCGGATTGACGGTGCTGGTGTTGCTGCTATTGGGTGGGATTTGGGTGGCCGGCGAGCGGGATGCGGCGCTGAAGCTGACGTTGGGCCTGACGGCGCTGATGGCGCCGTACATGATTCTGATCTGCCTGGTGGCGTTGTTTTCGGCGTTGTTGAACTGCTTGGATCGGTTCGGGTTGCCGGCGTTTGTGCCGGTGATCATGAATCTGTTCCTGATCGCGGGCGTGCTGACGGCGCGGTACGTGTTGGGGCCGTGGCTTGGCGATCAGCAGTCGCAGGTGTACGTGTTGGGGGTGGCGCTGCTGTTGGCGGGGGTGACGCAGTTGGCGACGGTGGCGGCGGCGGTGCGTCGGGCGGGGGTGCGGTGGTCGTTTGATTTTTCGCTGAGCGATCCGGATTTGCGGACGATGTTCAAGATGCTGGCCCCGCTGCTGTTGGGATTGGGGGTGCTCAAGCTCAGCGAGTTGATCGACAACACGATCATCGTGGGGTTGTCGCCGAAGACGGCTGAGGCGTTTTCGGTGTGGGGGTACGAGGTGGCGTATCCGCTGTACGAGGGGGCGATGACGGCGGTGAACAACGCGCGGCGGTTGTATCAGTTTCCGCTTGGGGTGTTGGCGATATCGCTGGCGACGGCGGCGTTTCCGACGTTCAGCCGGGCGGCTTCGGCGAAGGATTTCGACCAGTTGCGCGGGTCGGTGTCGCACGCGCTTCGCATCGCGATCCTCGAGGGGATTCCATCGGGTTTGGGATTGATCCTGCTGGCGGAGTTGATTGTGACGGTGGTGTTCAAATACGGCAACGTGGGCGGCCAGGACGTGCGGGAGACGGCGCACGTGCTGCGGATGTACGGGCTGGGGTTGTGGGCGTTTTGCGCGCAGCACATTATCGTGCGGGCGTTTTACAGCGTGAAGGACACGAAGACGCCGCTGAAGGTGATGTCGGCGACGCTGGTGCTGAATCTGGCGATGAATCTGACGTTGATCTGGGTGCATGCGATCGGAGCGGGGGCGTTTGGGTTGTCGGCGAGCGTCATGTGTTCGCTGAACGTGGTGTTGCTGTGCGCGATCTTCAGCCGGCGGTACGGGCGGTTGGAGATCGGGCAGATTTTGCGGGCGACGGGGAAGGTGGCGGTGGCGGCTGGGCTGATGGGGGCGGCGGTGTACGCGACGTATGCGTACTTCGACGAGCTGAACCGGTATATGCGGCTGGCGTTGTGCATGGGGGTGGCGGCGGGGGTGTTTCTGCCCGCGGCGGTGGTGTTGAAGATTGAGGAGTTCCACGATCTGGTGGCGGTGGCGAGGAAGAAGCGAGGCAGGTGACCAGCGCCGATAGGGCAACCACGAGGGAAGCCCGTACGGTGGTGGCGGAGGCTCCCGCTCCCTCACAGTCGCGGCTCCTCAGGGGGTGGATGGGTCGTTGGTGGGGGCGGCGGCTTGGTTGGCGGCGGCCTGGTTGAGGGCGTTTCGGATTCTGCAGAGGATCTGGTAGTCGCGGATGGGGACGATAGCGGCGATGGGGCGGTGGTGGCGGTGGACGAGGACGTGGTGACGGCCGTAGGCGACGCGGTTGACCACGTCGGCGAATTCGCGGCGGGCTTCGGAGACATCTCGTGTGGTGAGCATTGGGGAACTCCTTGTTCAGGGTGTCAGGTAGTCAGGGGGTCGGGTGGTCAGGCCGGAGGTGGGCGATGCCCACAGGAAGGCTTTAGGTTCTGGGCTCTAGGCTTTAGGGAGGCGGGGAGAGCGGGGGGGTTTTGTACAAAACGTACGATCTGTACAGGCCCCCGATCTTGTGCGATGGTTGCGGGGCGTGGAAGAACGGCTCGGGCGCGGGGTTTTGTACAATTTGTAAGATTTGTCCGCGGGTCGAAATGGTTGTGGTTGGGAAGAGTGACGGGGGATGGCTGAGCGGGTTGGGCCTCGGAATTGTCCGTCGGGCGGTTTGTGCATTTTGTACGTTCTGTGCGATTGTCAAAGAGCGGTCGGCCGATCGGCCGGGCTTCTCTGCTGATAAAGATGCATGGTGAATCGCGGAAAGTCAAATCGGGGGAAGGGGCGAGTTCGGTTTTTTAGTAAGCGATGATTCCTAAGGGGTTTGCGGCCACGTGGCGATGCAGTGGGGTTTGGAGTGGGTAGGAGTGCGATAGAGATTTCTGAGGGGACGTGGAGATTTCTGGGTGATGCGGGAGATCAGGGAGGCAGGCCGGACAAGGCTCTGGGCTCTGGCTGCGGCGAGGCTGCCCTTCGGCCTTTGCCACCTCTCCCTTCTCCATCTTGGCGTCCTTGGTCCCGATGTCCGTATGGGATCGGGAGCGGTTCCCGTCCACCTCACGCCTATGGGCCCAAGACAAACCGCGCCCGTTCTCGGCGCAGCATTTCGTAGGGGGTCATGCATCTGACCTTCAGGCCGATGCACACGTTGGGAATCTTGACCTTCCGCACGGCGTCGCTGGGCACCTCGTGCGTAACGACGACGTACTCGTGGCCGAGGGCGTGGGCCACCAGGTAGAAGTCCGCGACCTGAAGAAACGTGTTGACCGCCGCCGGATCGTATCGCTGATCTACTGACCCGCTGCAGCGAATCGAGCACCCGCTCATCCGGGGGCAGAAAGAACCGCTCGCCGCCCCGGGCCGCCCACTCGGCAAGCTCGTCACCACCCGCCAGAAGCTCATCGGCAACCCGTTCGATACTGAACACCGCCTTCTGGGCGTTCTGTCGAGCCAGCGAATCCCAGAAGGCCGGGCAGAAGTCCATGCCGTAGTGGAGGTTTTTGGCTTGGATGAACACGTTGGCGTCCAGCAGGTAGGCCATCAGATTGCATACCCCAAGTTGCGCCCGAACTCGCGAAACGTCGCTTCCTTCTTGACCCCGAGCATGCGGAAGGCATCGCGGTAGAGGGTGCGGCCCTCCAAGGTATCCGCAATCAGCGCCCTGACGAACCGCCGGCTGGCCCGGGCGGTCTGAGTCAGATAGAAATCCCCGCCTTCCCCTCTGGGCAGTTCGCGCAACCGGGCCACCTCTTTCCGATAGGCTTGCTCAAAGGCATCCCATCCGATTCGCCCGGCATCGAATGCGCGGCGGAGGATCACCAGCGAGCTGACCTTGTACTGACGGGCCAGGCGGGAGACTTCCGCCAACGGGTTTTCCCGCGGCATATCTTGCCTGATTATCTTGAGTGGGACCAGGAATTCGGCGGCGACGCGATTGCACCATGCTTCGATACCCTGCGAGGGCACGGAAGCGGGGGTCACATCCGAGAGGGCGGTCTGCCCCAGCCAGATGTGGGCCAGTTCGTGGGCCAGCGTGAACATCTGGGCCGCCTTGGTGTCCGCCCCGTTGATGAACACGAGCGGAGCATACTCGTCGGTCAGAGCGAATCCCCGGAACTCCTCGGTATCCAGTTTGCGATGGTTGTTCGTCCCCACCACGCCGCTGCACATGACCAGCACGCCCAAGTCATCGGCTTCGCTGATGAAGCGGCGCAAGGCATCGGTCCAGGTCGGGCACCGCCGCCGGGCGTCGAGGTCGAACCGGAGCGTTTCCCGCATGTGATGGGCGGTTTCCTCGACGGGCGCCTTGCGATCCGCGCCGCCCACGAAGTTCAGCGGCTCGAGTCCTGCGGATCGTGCATACTGGCGATACCACGCCTGCCGTTGCTGGCAGAGATAGATCGTGTCCAGCAGATCGGGGCTCGGGTGCCCCAGCCCGCCGCCGACGGTTCGCAAATCCGGAATGGGCACCTTTTCTTCCGGCGGTTCCGGCAGGAAAAGATAGCCGATGGCAACCGACGTCGCCTTCGCGAACGCCTCCACCTGCTTGAGCGTCGGTTGCGCCTCACCGCGCTCCCACTGGGCGAGCTTCTTGAAGCGGGCGCTAAGGTCTTCCACGCTTCGGCCGGTTCGCTCTCGCGCCCAGCGCAGCAGCTCCGGCTTGACCGGCGCTCGTATCATCAGGGCACCTCCCGACGAGTAACTGTCCTTCTCGCCGTTGCATGGGCCAGCGGGCCCATATCACTATAGTATTGATTAGCATCCTTGACTTGTCAACTTCTGGTCCCGCTCGATGGCGTGATCAGGGAGTTGGTTTGTCGTCGTCGTTGGATTTGGTTTCGTTGGTTCGGGTCCAGGCGAGGAGGGGTCCGAAGACGACGCGGAGGGGTCGGGTGAGTTCGGCTGCGACTTCGAGGGTGGGGGTTTCGGTGGGTTCGCGGAATTTTCGGCGGAAGTGGAAGGTCATGAGGAAGACGAGGGAGGCGAGGATGAAGGTGAGGTGGTAGACGTTAAAGCCGCCGTCGGGCCGGACCTGGAGGCCGAGTCGCGGGGCGAGGCCGAGGATCTGGCTGCTGATCAGGGAGCCGAGTCCGACGGCCAGGGAGATGATCAGGTAGGTGACGGCGATGTAGGCGGCGTCGAGTTCGGGCTTGAGGGAGGCGAAGAGGTATCGGGTCTGGACGAGTCCGTTTCCGCTGACGAAGGCCCCTCCGGCGGCGAAGAGGGCCATGGCGAGGTAGAGGCCCCAGTCGGTTTGTCGGACGAAG
This sequence is a window from Phycisphaerae bacterium. Protein-coding genes within it:
- the murJ gene encoding murein biosynthesis integral membrane protein MurJ; amino-acid sequence: MAAQSYLRSSRVISVLTLVSRITGLLRDSAISAWLGYSWVQDRFVFAFTIPNLFRQLFGEGALSAVFIPVLTDRLSREGRDRAAKLFGNVISLLAALLIGLTVLVLLLLGGIWVAGERDAALKLTLGLTALMAPYMILICLVALFSALLNCLDRFGLPAFVPVIMNLFLIAGVLTARYVLGPWLGDQQSQVYVLGVALLLAGVTQLATVAAAVRRAGVRWSFDFSLSDPDLRTMFKMLAPLLLGLGVLKLSELIDNTIIVGLSPKTAEAFSVWGYEVAYPLYEGAMTAVNNARRLYQFPLGVLAISLATAAFPTFSRAASAKDFDQLRGSVSHALRIAILEGIPSGLGLILLAELIVTVVFKYGNVGGQDVRETAHVLRMYGLGLWAFCAQHIIVRAFYSVKDTKTPLKVMSATLVLNLAMNLTLIWVHAIGAGAFGLSASVMCSLNVVLLCAIFSRRYGRLEIGQILRATGKVAVAAGLMGAAVYATYAYFDELNRYMRLALCMGVAAGVFLPAAVVLKIEEFHDLVAVARKKRGR
- a CDS encoding type II toxin-antitoxin system prevent-host-death family antitoxin is translated as MLTTRDVSEARREFADVVNRVAYGRHHVLVHRHHRPIAAIVPIRDYQILCRIRNALNQAAANQAAAPTNDPSTP
- a CDS encoding ImmA/IrrE family metallo-endopeptidase, whose amino-acid sequence is MIRAPVKPELLRWARERTGRSVEDLSARFKKLAQWERGEAQPTLKQVEAFAKATSVAIGYLFLPEPPEEKVPIPDLRTVGGGLGHPSPDLLDTIYLCQQRQAWYRQYARSAGLEPLNFVGGADRKAPVEETAHHMRETLRFDLDARRRCPTWTDALRRFISEADDLGVLVMCSGVVGTNNHRKLDTEEFRGFALTDEYAPLVFINGADTKAAQMFTLAHELAHIWLGQTALSDVTPASVPSQGIEAWCNRVAAEFLVPLKIIRQDMPRENPLAEVSRLARQYKVSSLVILRRAFDAGRIGWDAFEQAYRKEVARLRELPRGEGGDFYLTQTARASRRFVRALIADTLEGRTLYRDAFRMLGVKKEATFREFGRNLGYAI